The genomic segment CTGGAACGTGAACTCCGTCGGCGCCCGGCTGCCGCGGCTGCAGAACTGGCTCGAGTCCAACCAGCCCGACGTGCTGTGCCTCCAGGAACTCAAGTGCGACAGCGATGCCTTCCCGCACGAAGAGGTGCGGGCGCTCGGCTACGAGACCGCGGCCTACGGCGTCGGCCGGTGGAACGGCGTCGCGGTCCTCTCCCGCGTCGGCCTCGACGACGTCCAGCGCGGACTGGCCGACCAGCCGAGCTACGAGGACGCGATCGAACCGCGGGCGATCGGTGCGACCTGCGGCGGGGTGCGGGTGTGGTCGGTGTACGTGCCGAACGGGCGAGTGCCGGGGCACACCCACTACGACTACAAGTTGCGCTGGTTGAACGCGCTGCGCGAGACGGTCGAGGCGGAGAAGAAGCTGGACCTGCCGTTCGCGGTGCTCGGCGACTTCAACATCGCGCCCGCCGACACCGACGTCTGGGACATCGCCGCCTACACCGACTCCACCCACGTGACCGCGCCGGAACGCGAGGCGCTCGGCCGGGTGCTCGAAGCCGGGCTGACCGACGTGCTGCCGCGGCCGCTCAAGTACGACCAGCCGTTCACCTACTGGGACTACCGCCAGCTGGCCTTCCCGAAGAACCGCGGCATGCGCATCGACCTGGTGCTCGCCGACCCGCGGTTCGCCGGCGCGATCACCGACTCCTACGTCGACCGCGAGGAACGCAAGGGCAAGGGCGGCTCCGACCACGCACCGGTGGTCGTCGACCTCGAGCT from the Amycolatopsis magusensis genome contains:
- a CDS encoding exodeoxyribonuclease III, coding for MRIATWNVNSVGARLPRLQNWLESNQPDVLCLQELKCDSDAFPHEEVRALGYETAAYGVGRWNGVAVLSRVGLDDVQRGLADQPSYEDAIEPRAIGATCGGVRVWSVYVPNGRVPGHTHYDYKLRWLNALRETVEAEKKLDLPFAVLGDFNIAPADTDVWDIAAYTDSTHVTAPEREALGRVLEAGLTDVLPRPLKYDQPFTYWDYRQLAFPKNRGMRIDLVLADPRFAGAITDSYVDREERKGKGGSDHAPVVVDLEL